A stretch of the Notamacropus eugenii isolate mMacEug1 chromosome 2, mMacEug1.pri_v2, whole genome shotgun sequence genome encodes the following:
- the LOC140526633 gene encoding uncharacterized protein — protein sequence MRSSSSLSRPSMRDSSLQLAAAWAQGRLVRGGWKAGPSPMAFPRRVRSAGAGKSELGRRGGSQFVPGGERGGTGPSRRTPFYSPPHSRLLGRSPTMGQGEGAGLAPRAQLQLRLPRPCRGFPGPPGAAALWLSARRGGRDSDQEAGSEGREHRCPSHPPRPAGPPLFPSPGAGGRSCEKAGPREKAGPAERAEERGLRVEENSLRPPRREKKHPATPN from the exons ATGcgttcctcttcttctctttcaagACCGTCCATGCGCGATAGCTCGCTTCAGTTGGCGGCCGCGTGGGCTCAGGGGCGTCTAGTCCGCGGCGGCTGGAAGGCGGGGCCTTCTCCAATGGCTTTTCCCCGGCGGGTCCGGTCCGCCGGGGCGGGGAAGAGCGAGCTGGGCCGTAGGGGCGGCTCCCAGTTTGTGCCGGGCGGAGAAAGGGGAGGGACTGGACCGTCGCGGAGGACCCCCTTctactcccctccccactcccgcCTTCTGGGCCGGTCCCCGACGATGGGGCAGGGCGAGGGGGCGGGCCTTGCGCCTCGGGCCCAGCTGCAACTCCGGCTCCCTAGGCCCTGTCGGGGTTTCCCGGGGCCTCCTGGGGCCGCGGCCCTTTGGCTCAGTGCTCGTCGGGGGGGCAGG GATTCAGACCAGGAGGCCGGATCAGAGGGACGCGAACACCGTTGTCCCTCGCACCCTCCTCGGCCCGCCGGCCCTCCGCTCTTCCCCAGTCCGGGAGCGGGAGGGAGGAGCTGCGAGAAGGCGGGGCCGAGGGAGAAGGCGGGGCCTGCCGAAAGGGCTGAAGAGCGAGGGCTGCGGGTGGAAGAGAATTCCCTCCGCCCCCCTCGCCGAGAGAAAAAACACCCTGCAACTCCCAACTGA